In a genomic window of Salegentibacter salegens:
- a CDS encoding cation diffusion facilitator family transporter encodes MGHHHHKNSSEKNLRLVFFLNLGFTIIEFIGGIYVNSIAIISDAVHDLGDSLSLGTSWYLDHKSQQKSDSKFSFGYRRFSLLGALLNSLILIAGSVYVIYEAVGRLMAPEHSDAEGMMIFAFIGVAVNGFAAWKLSSGKTLNEKVISWHLMEDVLGWASILVVAIILQFKDIHYLDPALSLVITLYILWNVFKRLKETLFIFLQGTPSDINLEEVKQQIEEIPGVASSHHVHIWSQEGEHHVFTAHVKLQNVNSVDEYLNLKSEVLDSLKTYNFEHFTIQFELDSETCSLE; translated from the coding sequence ATGGGCCACCATCATCATAAGAATTCTTCTGAAAAAAATCTCAGACTTGTATTTTTCCTCAATCTCGGATTTACCATTATTGAATTTATTGGCGGAATTTATGTGAATAGTATTGCTATTATCTCAGATGCGGTACACGATCTTGGTGATAGTCTTTCGTTGGGAACCTCCTGGTACCTGGATCATAAATCACAGCAGAAAAGCGACTCCAAATTTTCTTTTGGATACCGGAGATTCTCTCTTTTAGGGGCATTACTTAATAGTTTAATTCTTATTGCAGGTTCTGTTTATGTAATTTATGAAGCGGTGGGCAGGCTTATGGCCCCTGAACATTCTGATGCCGAAGGAATGATGATTTTTGCTTTTATTGGGGTAGCGGTTAACGGATTTGCCGCCTGGAAATTGAGCAGTGGTAAAACCTTAAACGAAAAAGTGATTTCCTGGCACCTAATGGAAGATGTTCTGGGATGGGCTTCGATCCTCGTTGTGGCTATTATTTTGCAATTTAAAGATATCCATTACCTTGATCCGGCTTTATCTTTGGTAATCACACTCTATATTTTATGGAATGTTTTTAAAAGATTAAAAGAAACACTTTTTATTTTTCTGCAGGGCACACCTTCTGATATTAATCTGGAGGAAGTAAAACAACAAATTGAAGAAATCCCCGGGGTAGCTTCATCACATCATGTACATATTTGGTCACAAGAGGGAGAGCATCATGTGTTTACCGCGCACGTAAAATTGCAAAATGTCAATAGTGTTGACGAATACCTAAATCTTAAATCTGAAGTATTAGATTCTTTGAAAACATATAATTTTGAACACTTTACCATCCAGTTTGAGCTGGATTCTGAAACCTGCAGTTTAGAGTAG
- a CDS encoding ABC transporter ATP-binding protein — protein MIQLNHIYKWVKTEGRRIFLLNDLSLNIEKGEFLSVMGPSGSGKSTLLNVIAMLDGFDEGEYFFEEEAIHDLKPKRRTAIFNENIGFIFQAYHLLDDLTVYENIETPLLYKKVKSSERKALVADMLDRFNIVGKKDLFPHQLSGGQQQLVGIARALIIKPKLILADEPTGNLNSNQSDDIMQLFKELNKEGVTIIQATHSESNAAYGTRTIKLLDGSISKK, from the coding sequence ATGATACAACTCAACCACATTTATAAATGGGTAAAAACAGAAGGAAGAAGAATTTTCCTGCTCAATGATTTAAGCCTGAATATTGAAAAGGGAGAATTTCTTTCTGTTATGGGGCCATCTGGTTCTGGAAAATCTACACTACTAAATGTAATTGCTATGCTGGATGGATTTGACGAGGGCGAATATTTTTTTGAAGAGGAAGCTATTCACGATTTAAAACCGAAGAGGAGAACTGCAATTTTCAATGAAAATATTGGATTTATTTTCCAGGCCTATCATCTTCTGGACGATCTAACGGTGTATGAAAATATTGAAACCCCATTGCTTTATAAGAAAGTAAAAAGTTCTGAACGAAAGGCATTGGTAGCTGATATGTTAGACCGATTCAATATTGTTGGTAAGAAAGATTTGTTTCCGCACCAACTTAGTGGAGGGCAGCAACAATTGGTTGGGATTGCCAGGGCGCTGATAATTAAACCCAAACTGATCCTTGCTGATGAACCTACTGGTAACCTAAATTCCAATCAGAGTGATGACATTATGCAACTTTTTAAGGAATTAAATAAGGAGGGAGTTACTATAATCCAAGCCACGCATTCAGAAAGTAACGCGGCTTATGGGACAAGGACTATCAAGCTTCTGGATGGAAGTATTTCAAAAAAATAA
- a CDS encoding IS256 family transposase produces the protein MTQEEIKELKEKALKQFLSGESLTGKNGAFAPMLREFMEEALEAEMSSHLSDEEKGSKAGNKRNGKGKKTLKSSQGDVTINTPQDRNSTFEPEIVAKRQRILADNLEKQIIGMYGMGNSLRDISAHIEEMYDSKISTHVLSDITDRVIPKVKEWQDRPLEPVYCILWLDAMHFKVREEGKVKHKALYNILGINKAGRKEVLGMYISESEGANFWLQVLTQLNNRGLKDILIACTDNLTGFSEAIHSVYPKTDIQLCIVHQIRNSMKYVASKDQKDFMKDLKLVYKADTKDQAESALLDLEEKWGKRYPIVIRSWNDNWDRLSAYFEYTAPIRKLIYTTNAVEAFHRQVRKVTKTKGAFTNDMALLKLVYLATRRIEKKWNAPLQNWGLVVQQLAIKFEGRLELDLATNETKN, from the coding sequence ATGACACAAGAAGAGATTAAGGAATTAAAGGAAAAAGCATTAAAACAATTTTTATCAGGAGAATCCCTAACCGGCAAAAACGGCGCTTTTGCTCCAATGCTTAGGGAGTTTATGGAAGAGGCCCTGGAAGCAGAAATGTCTTCGCACCTTTCCGATGAAGAAAAAGGCTCAAAAGCAGGTAATAAGCGTAATGGCAAAGGCAAAAAGACCCTAAAGAGCAGCCAAGGGGACGTCACCATTAACACGCCCCAGGATCGTAACAGTACCTTTGAGCCGGAGATCGTAGCGAAACGCCAGCGTATCCTGGCCGATAATTTAGAAAAGCAGATTATAGGCATGTACGGGATGGGCAATAGCCTGCGGGATATCTCAGCTCATATAGAGGAAATGTATGATTCCAAGATATCCACACACGTTCTAAGTGATATTACGGACCGGGTGATTCCCAAGGTTAAGGAATGGCAGGATCGCCCCTTGGAGCCGGTATATTGCATCCTATGGCTCGACGCGATGCACTTCAAGGTACGCGAAGAAGGCAAAGTAAAGCACAAGGCCTTGTATAATATTTTAGGAATAAATAAAGCTGGAAGAAAGGAAGTGCTGGGTATGTATATCTCGGAAAGTGAAGGGGCCAATTTTTGGCTTCAGGTGCTGACCCAATTAAACAACCGTGGCTTAAAAGATATTCTGATTGCCTGTACGGATAATCTTACGGGCTTTAGTGAAGCCATTCATTCTGTTTATCCCAAGACTGATATTCAGCTATGTATTGTCCACCAGATCCGCAATAGTATGAAGTATGTGGCCAGTAAGGATCAAAAAGATTTTATGAAAGACCTTAAACTGGTGTACAAGGCTGACACCAAAGACCAGGCTGAATCGGCTTTACTGGATCTGGAAGAAAAATGGGGCAAAAGATATCCCATAGTGATCCGTTCCTGGAATGATAACTGGGACCGATTGAGTGCTTATTTTGAATATACCGCACCCATTAGAAAACTCATATACACCACAAATGCCGTAGAGGCTTTTCACCGGCAGGTAAGAAAAGTAACCAAGACCAAAGGCGCTTTTACCAATGATATGGCACTATTGAAGCTGGTTTACCTAGCTACCAGAAGAATTGAAAAGAAATGGAACGCCCCACTGCAGAACTGGGGTTTGGTAGTTCAACAATTAGCTATTAAATTTGAAGGTCGGCTAGAGTTGGACTTAGCCACCAATGAAACGAAAAACTAA
- a CDS encoding ABC transporter permease yields the protein MIKNYIKSAKRNILKNKGVYGINIIGLSLGLASCLLILLFILDEISYDRYNQKADDIVRIVFKAEIGGEEISEAVVMPPVGPTLENEFPEVVTAARLKQMNDPSLSYNNKIYRDFDFAYIDPEFLEVFDLKIIDGNNTNPLEDPNAVILTKKQAKRYFGTENPIGKRLNFEIWDKQFTVTAVIEEIPENSHFEFGMFASMNGYEYANSTSWVNSDFHTYLLLKDGAQFKNLEAKLPGIMDKYMGPQIREAVGVSYSEFKDKNRVGLFLQPLTDIHLNPDFVSSGHLKPGMDIKYLYIFGAVAIFMLFIACINFMNLATAAASKRAKEVGIRKVLGSGQKQLIKQFLTESFLATLIAAILAILLVVFFLPTFNDLAGKSLQVIDLLQFPIVLSTLALIVLVAFLAGGYPAFFLSSFKPIQVLKSRFSASGKSNFRNGLVVFQFIISAGLILATIVVYQQMAFIQNKDLGYNKDHILVLRDAQLLGEQSDAFKNQILDDSRVKSVSNSSFLPAGATDINMSGILLDDEYQRRMFIYNVDEAYIPTLGLELVAGRNFSKEFGAEEHKVIINETAANSLGFHQDPIGKTFTKDTDEGGRELTIVGVVKDFHFKSLHREIEPLILMNNPYGGLIVRTNTADVASLLSNIESEWQKFSLKEPFSYTFLDESFNKTYLREQKMGTILSIFTGLTIFVACMGLFGLVTFAAERRVREIGIRKVLGSSVPEIISLLSKDFIKLILISFIIAFPLGYFLMEQWLQDFAYRIQIKWWVFLLAGFLTTLIALITIGFKSYKAASANPIKSLRTE from the coding sequence ATGATCAAAAACTATATAAAATCCGCGAAAAGAAACATTCTAAAGAACAAGGGCGTGTATGGGATTAATATCATTGGTCTTAGTCTGGGTTTGGCTTCCTGCCTGCTTATTCTTCTATTTATACTGGATGAGATAAGTTATGATCGGTATAACCAAAAAGCTGATGATATCGTCCGGATTGTTTTTAAGGCTGAAATTGGAGGAGAAGAAATTAGTGAGGCGGTGGTTATGCCACCGGTTGGTCCAACTTTAGAAAATGAATTTCCAGAAGTGGTGACTGCTGCACGTCTTAAACAAATGAACGATCCTTCACTTTCCTATAATAATAAGATTTACAGGGACTTTGATTTCGCGTATATAGACCCTGAATTTCTTGAAGTTTTTGATCTTAAAATAATAGATGGAAATAATACGAATCCTTTAGAAGATCCTAATGCGGTTATTTTAACGAAAAAGCAGGCAAAACGCTATTTCGGAACTGAAAACCCTATTGGTAAGCGCTTAAATTTTGAAATCTGGGATAAGCAATTTACGGTTACCGCGGTTATTGAAGAAATTCCCGAAAATTCCCATTTTGAATTTGGAATGTTCGCTTCTATGAACGGATATGAGTATGCGAACAGTACCTCCTGGGTGAATTCTGATTTTCATACCTACCTGCTCTTAAAAGATGGTGCCCAATTTAAAAACCTGGAAGCAAAATTACCGGGAATTATGGATAAATATATGGGGCCACAAATTCGCGAAGCTGTTGGCGTTTCCTATTCAGAGTTTAAAGATAAGAATAGGGTAGGACTATTTTTACAACCGCTAACCGATATTCACTTAAATCCCGATTTTGTAAGTAGTGGACATTTAAAGCCCGGAATGGATATTAAATACTTATATATTTTTGGTGCGGTGGCCATCTTTATGTTATTTATTGCCTGTATAAATTTTATGAATTTAGCTACAGCTGCAGCTTCAAAAAGAGCCAAAGAAGTTGGAATTAGAAAGGTATTAGGTTCAGGGCAAAAACAACTTATAAAACAATTTTTAACCGAATCCTTTCTAGCTACTTTAATTGCAGCCATCCTTGCCATCTTATTAGTGGTATTTTTTCTACCCACCTTTAATGATCTGGCCGGGAAATCATTACAAGTTATTGACCTGCTTCAGTTTCCAATTGTGTTATCTACGTTGGCACTTATTGTTTTAGTTGCATTTCTAGCCGGTGGATATCCTGCCTTTTTTCTTTCCTCCTTTAAGCCGATTCAGGTTTTAAAAAGCAGGTTTTCTGCTTCTGGAAAAAGTAATTTTAGAAACGGGCTTGTGGTATTTCAATTCATCATTTCAGCAGGACTTATTTTGGCTACCATTGTTGTTTACCAGCAAATGGCTTTTATTCAGAATAAAGATCTGGGTTACAATAAAGACCATATTCTGGTGCTAAGGGATGCGCAACTATTGGGCGAACAAAGCGATGCTTTTAAAAACCAGATATTAGACGATTCCAGGGTGAAATCGGTAAGTAATTCCTCATTTCTACCAGCCGGTGCTACCGATATCAATATGTCTGGGATTTTACTTGATGATGAGTACCAAAGAAGAATGTTTATCTACAATGTAGATGAAGCTTATATTCCCACCTTAGGTTTGGAGCTGGTAGCCGGAAGAAATTTTTCAAAGGAATTTGGTGCTGAAGAGCATAAAGTCATCATAAATGAAACCGCTGCAAATTCGTTAGGGTTTCATCAAGATCCTATTGGGAAAACCTTTACCAAGGATACAGATGAAGGTGGCCGTGAATTAACCATAGTTGGCGTGGTAAAAGACTTTCATTTTAAATCCTTACACCGGGAGATCGAACCTTTAATTTTGATGAATAATCCTTATGGCGGCTTAATTGTAAGAACCAACACCGCTGATGTCGCCTCACTGTTAAGTAATATTGAAAGCGAATGGCAAAAATTCAGTCTTAAAGAACCATTCAGTTATACTTTTTTAGATGAATCTTTCAATAAAACTTATCTCCGGGAGCAAAAGATGGGAACCATTCTCAGCATTTTTACCGGGCTGACCATATTTGTAGCCTGTATGGGTTTATTCGGCCTGGTAACATTTGCTGCAGAAAGAAGGGTGAGGGAAATTGGGATCAGGAAAGTTTTAGGCTCAAGTGTTCCAGAGATAATAAGTTTGCTTTCCAAAGATTTTATCAAGCTGATTTTAATATCGTTTATCATAGCCTTTCCACTTGGCTATTTTCTAATGGAACAATGGCTCCAGGATTTTGCTTATAGAATTCAAATAAAATGGTGGGTTTTTCTGCTTGCCGGATTCCTTACTACACTCATCGCACTTATCACCATCGGATTTAAAAGTTATAAGGCTGCATCAGCCAATCCCATTAAAAGTTTAAGAACAGAATAA
- a CDS encoding TolC family protein has protein sequence MFQKFTCLLFLVFSISGNAQDSELQLNLDEAIEIALDNNLDVKSSVFRERTSELQFKQTRNSRLPDLNATYSYGLNNGRSIDPFTNTYIDEELTFSNAGIDLGATLFNGFQIKNRIQRDRLNLQAAEMEVQEARQEMVLNVTLAYFQVLNNKDLLELAKTRRVATEDQVERLKNLNEEGEGSPANYTDIRGQLANDKAIIADAENNLKASKLELKRLLNIEVGIDVTPEYLTTEPIEYRLTADEVFKESLENLATFKAGELRIEAAKEDVQVSRSLYSPEISFFAQLNTNYSSLARLFNETGAAIVETGQFVRVGDNNFSVLEEQTNFVAEEIPYQDQLINNLNSNVGVAVSIPIFNGFRARNTVALQKIALEEREVEFERTRNEFEQAIREAHNDMQTAFNRYGIYKEQVAAYSESFRVNEIRFNSGVSNIVDYVISKNNLDNAKINLANARYEYIFRTKILDYYRGFSI, from the coding sequence ATGTTTCAAAAATTTACTTGCCTACTATTTCTTGTTTTTTCTATTTCAGGAAACGCTCAGGATTCAGAATTACAATTAAACCTGGACGAAGCTATCGAAATTGCTTTAGATAATAATCTGGATGTCAAAAGTTCGGTGTTTAGAGAAAGAACTTCTGAATTACAATTTAAACAAACCCGTAATAGTAGATTGCCAGATCTCAATGCTACTTATAGCTATGGACTAAATAATGGGAGAAGTATAGATCCATTTACCAATACCTATATAGATGAAGAATTAACCTTTTCTAATGCAGGAATAGACCTGGGGGCGACTCTTTTTAATGGTTTTCAGATCAAAAACAGAATTCAGCGTGATCGTTTAAATTTACAGGCTGCGGAGATGGAAGTTCAGGAAGCCCGGCAAGAAATGGTTTTAAATGTTACGCTCGCTTATTTCCAGGTTTTAAATAATAAAGATCTGTTGGAACTGGCAAAAACAAGACGCGTGGCTACCGAGGATCAGGTAGAGCGTTTAAAAAACCTCAATGAGGAAGGGGAGGGAAGCCCGGCGAATTATACCGACATCCGGGGACAATTAGCCAATGATAAAGCTATTATTGCCGACGCTGAAAACAATTTAAAAGCCTCAAAACTTGAACTGAAAAGGCTGTTGAATATTGAAGTAGGAATTGATGTTACCCCTGAATACTTAACAACTGAACCAATTGAATACAGGCTTACCGCAGATGAAGTTTTTAAGGAATCCCTGGAAAACCTGGCTACTTTTAAAGCTGGGGAGTTGAGAATTGAAGCTGCAAAAGAAGATGTACAGGTTTCCAGAAGTTTATATTCACCTGAAATTTCCTTTTTCGCCCAATTAAACACCAATTATTCCAGTCTTGCCAGGCTCTTTAATGAAACCGGAGCGGCTATTGTTGAAACTGGACAATTTGTTCGGGTAGGTGATAATAACTTTTCGGTATTAGAGGAGCAAACAAATTTCGTAGCAGAAGAAATCCCATATCAGGATCAATTGATCAATAATCTAAACTCCAATGTGGGTGTAGCGGTTAGCATTCCTATTTTTAATGGTTTTAGGGCAAGAAATACAGTAGCGCTTCAAAAAATAGCCCTTGAAGAAAGGGAAGTAGAATTTGAACGAACAAGAAATGAATTCGAGCAGGCTATTCGGGAAGCTCATAACGATATGCAAACTGCATTTAACCGCTATGGAATTTATAAAGAACAGGTAGCTGCTTATTCAGAATCTTTTAGGGTTAATGAAATTCGTTTTAATAGTGGGGTTTCTAATATTGTTGATTATGTCATCAGTAAAAACAACCTGGATAATGCTAAAATAAATCTAGCCAACGCGCGCTATGAATACATTTTCAGAACTAAGATCCTGGATTATTATAGGGGTTTTTCCATATAA
- a CDS encoding head GIN domain-containing protein yields MQNICFYLTLLLFSICNSVIAQEKISIEHFDKVIISPHIQVSFIEGNEEAVTIEKNTESEEKLNIEVKNKTLRVYLDDAREITKNEKVKKNGREMKKPIYKGTVVTAIITYKTLKELSLRGEEIIVCESPLKEKKFRLKIYGESNVTLNKVDIERLRTSIYGESILNIKAGEIKEQKIRAYGASKVNALEAKTQTTKITAYGESDFFINASEEIKITAYGEASLEYKGNPEIKKGLVLGGLKVNRSK; encoded by the coding sequence ATGCAAAATATCTGCTTCTATTTGACACTACTATTGTTTTCCATTTGTAATTCAGTAATTGCTCAGGAAAAAATTTCAATTGAGCACTTTGATAAAGTAATAATTAGCCCTCATATTCAGGTAAGCTTCATTGAAGGCAATGAAGAGGCAGTAACAATTGAGAAAAATACTGAGAGTGAAGAAAAACTGAATATTGAGGTCAAGAACAAAACTCTTCGGGTTTACCTGGACGATGCCAGAGAAATTACCAAAAATGAAAAGGTGAAAAAAAATGGCAGGGAAATGAAGAAACCGATCTACAAGGGAACAGTGGTTACGGCCATTATCACTTACAAAACCTTGAAGGAATTGTCACTTAGAGGCGAAGAAATTATAGTCTGCGAAAGTCCTTTAAAAGAGAAAAAATTTCGATTGAAGATATATGGGGAATCAAATGTCACTTTAAATAAAGTAGATATTGAAAGACTTCGAACTTCCATATATGGCGAAAGTATTTTAAATATTAAAGCTGGTGAAATTAAGGAACAGAAGATCAGAGCTTATGGAGCTAGTAAAGTGAATGCACTTGAAGCTAAAACCCAAACTACAAAAATAACAGCTTATGGGGAATCTGATTTCTTTATTAATGCTAGTGAAGAAATAAAAATCACAGCTTATGGAGAAGCTTCTCTGGAATATAAAGGAAATCCTGAGATAAAGAAGGGACTGGTTTTAGGAGGCTTAAAAGTCAACAGATCTAAATAA
- a CDS encoding carboxypeptidase-like regulatory domain-containing protein, with translation MKNLKSLMLFLVGMLICYTPLNALPFLQDSDQDYVEYKGEVINSNNEDVIVNAHLSVNETNISTVTNSEGKFSLKVPAGTRPATVNISYLGYQSKNLPLSYFKSQGTIIYLEPVVEELSEVKVYEAGDARRLVRSMLDNRGDNYIDDPTQMTAFYRESISKGNRNVSLSEAVVKIHKKPYSDYGEEDIELIKARKTADYERLDTLALKLRGGPFNTLFIDVMKYPDYLFYERDLDNYEFSFEEPTQIDNRYLYVVSFEDMNKDMPWFFGTLFIDAETQSLVRARLNMNVDNRRAATNMFVNKKPGGTKVYPIEVMYDIDYHQQDGKWYFGYSNAQLLFVVNWKKKLFNSRYLVDSEMAVTNWQPQSEDRIKKGDNFLNKRVVMADDISGFTDLQFWGSNNIIEPDKSIQNAIEKIQENIQ, from the coding sequence GTGAAAAATTTAAAATCCCTAATGCTTTTTTTAGTGGGTATGCTAATTTGCTATACTCCTCTAAATGCTTTGCCATTTTTACAGGATTCTGATCAGGATTATGTAGAATATAAAGGTGAAGTGATCAACTCGAATAATGAAGATGTGATCGTGAACGCCCATTTGTCGGTAAATGAAACCAATATCTCAACGGTTACGAATTCCGAAGGAAAATTTTCTCTAAAAGTACCCGCAGGAACGAGACCTGCCACGGTAAATATTTCTTATTTGGGGTACCAGAGCAAAAACTTACCTCTGAGTTATTTTAAATCTCAGGGTACAATTATTTATCTGGAGCCCGTGGTAGAAGAACTTTCTGAAGTAAAAGTTTATGAAGCCGGGGATGCCCGGAGATTAGTACGTAGTATGCTGGATAATCGAGGAGATAATTATATTGACGACCCTACCCAAATGACTGCTTTTTATAGAGAAAGTATAAGTAAGGGCAATAGAAATGTTTCTTTGAGTGAAGCTGTGGTAAAAATTCACAAAAAACCATACAGTGATTATGGCGAAGAAGACATAGAACTTATTAAAGCCCGAAAAACTGCCGATTATGAACGTTTAGATACCCTGGCTTTAAAATTGCGTGGCGGCCCATTTAATACCTTGTTTATTGATGTGATGAAGTATCCAGATTATCTTTTTTATGAGCGAGACCTTGATAATTATGAATTCAGTTTTGAAGAACCCACTCAAATCGATAATAGATACTTATATGTGGTGAGCTTTGAAGATATGAATAAAGATATGCCCTGGTTCTTTGGAACGCTTTTTATTGATGCCGAAACCCAAAGTCTGGTAAGAGCAAGATTAAATATGAATGTGGATAACCGGCGCGCAGCCACCAATATGTTTGTAAATAAAAAACCTGGAGGCACCAAAGTTTATCCAATTGAAGTGATGTATGATATAGATTACCATCAGCAGGACGGAAAATGGTATTTTGGTTATTCAAACGCGCAACTTCTTTTTGTGGTAAATTGGAAGAAAAAATTATTTAATTCAAGATACCTGGTAGATTCTGAAATGGCAGTTACCAACTGGCAACCACAAAGCGAAGATAGAATTAAGAAAGGGGATAACTTTTTAAACAAAAGAGTAGTGATGGCCGATGATATTTCCGGTTTTACCGATCTACAATTTTGGGGAAGTAATAATATTATAGAACCCGATAAATCTATACAGAATGCCATTGAAAAGATTCAGGAAAATATTCAATAA